The Kosmotoga arenicorallina S304 genome segment CAGTTGCCTCACTGGAACCTGAAAAATGTGCCAGTTCTGTTATCGTGTAATGAATTACATCATCCGCACGGGTGATAATATAGTTGGCTACTTTCTTTTCAGAAGTGCCCAATGAATCGTAAAGCCCTTTAAGCTTTGGAATTATCAATACTTACCACTCCCTTATAAACTCACCCTTCCTGCTGAGGAACAACTCCATCATATCTTTTATCTTCTCTTCGGCTTCATTGGTGGAAAGATCAAGGGTTTTTTCGACAAAATCTGCAACTCTTCCAAAATATGCTGGTATTAATATTGAAATTATCGATTCCCTCAGCTCTCTCTTTCTAAACAGACCCGCGAGTTTGTATATGAGCGTTACCCAATTTTCTTCATTTAGCTTGCCGTTATCCTTTATTCTTTCATATATATTATAAACATCATCAGGTAGTATCTCCTTCGCAAGATCAAGGTTATCTTCAATCCCTGATTTTGTCTTTGCTACAAGATTTTTAAGGTCGACCTCAAGGGGTTCAGGCATGACTTCGGGTATATCACCGTAAATATCTGTTTTTTCAATCGTTGTGGTTTTCATCCAGCTTTCGCTGTATTCTTCAACCAATGAAAAAAGTGTGCCTACAACCTGGCTGAACATTGGTCCTAAATGCTTACCCGGGTCTTTCACATCGTGAATTTTTGCTCCAAGAGCGGCTTGCATCGGTTTATGCTGTGATTCATTTATGGCGGTTGTAGTCATCCATATGTCTATACCAAACTTCGCAACATCGCTTTCCCAGACTTCTTTTGGCTTACTCATGTATATATCTACCATTTCCAATCCGACGCCAAAGTCACCGCCAATAGGCTGGCGAATTTCAATACCGTATAGGGCTGATGTTAGCGGATAGCATATGTTATTTGTTATCGTGCCATCATATTTGTGCCTAACATAATATGGGGTGATGTAGGAAGTTTTCCCCTGAATTATCGGCTTTCCCAGCCTTTCAAGCCACCAGGGCTGGACGCTCCTGAGATCGGAATCCAGGAATATGGTAACCGGGGCTCTCAAAGCGGCAGAGATTTCCATCACAGACCTCATTGCACTTCCCTTTCCAGGTATACCGATATATTGAAAAGCGATCTTTGGTATGCTGCCCGTGTCAGTTTCCATAAAGGCTTCCATGGTTTTATCGCTTGAACCTCCGTCAGAATTGATAATCAAGCCTTTTCCACCAAAGAATTCCTCTATGCCTTTTGCCGCAACTTTAGCAACGTGTCCAATTGTCTCGGCATTGTTATAGCTGGGTATCCCTACTACAACAGTAATATCTTTAAAAGCGCTTAGTTTACTTTGTGTTTCTTTGGGTACAGCAAACATATTATCTCCTCCTACATGTATCCAAGGTTTTGGTTATATGTATTTCTATCTACCTATTCCTTAACTCCTCCAACGGTGAGTCCGCCTGTGAGGTATTTTTCCATTATCGTAAACATTATTATCACTGGAAGTGCTGTCATGACAGACGCCGCCATCATTTTACCCCAAATAGCATGTGCTGAATTGAACAACTCGTTGAGCCCTATGGGAAGAGTATAGTATTCGGGATAAGGACGGGCGAATATCGATACAAAAAGGAACTCGTTCCAGCCTATCATGAAGGCGTATATATAGACTGTAATAATAGCCGGAAGCGATAGGGGAACTACTACTTTAAAGATTGTTTGAAGCCTGCTACATCCATCTATTATCGCAGCTTCTTCAATTGAATAGGGTATCGTTCTAAAATAATTACCGAGCATATATAGAGAAACAGGCAAGGTCTGTACAACATATATTATTATAAGGGCTATATACGCTCTTGTTCCCGAACCGAAGAGCCCCAATTTGACGAATATCTGATAAAGGGGAACGGCAAGTATTGTACCGCCAAAAAGGTACACGACCAGAACGCTTCTCTGAACCACGCCTCTACCTTTATATTCAAGCCTGCTGAAAGAATAGGCACCAAAAATAGCTATGATAAGGCTTATAAGTGCCGAGATTCCGGCCAGAAAGAGGCTATTTTTGAAAAACCTCAGGAAGGGGAAGGTTTCTTTTTTCCTTTGCGCTGTTATCTCCGCAAGAAAGGCTTCCTGCTGTTCAGGGGGCAAATCTTTTATTAGTTCCATCATTTGCTGTTCTTCCTGCGATAGCTCTTCTCTTATGGATTTTACCAGGCCGAGCAGTTCGCCATATTGCCTGAGCGTTGGCCGTTCAGGGATGATACCTTTCTCGAAAGCATCAGTGTCATAGCGAAAAGAAATGGATAACATCCATGCAAAAGGATAAGCCACAAAAACAACAAGCATCAACACTAATATGTAAAAGCCAATTTTCTTGGCAATATTTTTCTTTCTCACCATTTCAACACCTTCTTCACATAGAAGCCTATAAGAGCCATCATACCCACAAAGAGGATGGTAGCAATAGCTGCTGCGACTCCTTGCTCGGGAACACCAAGAAACGCCTTTTCATAAATATATAATGGCAAAGTTCCCGCGAATTTTGACATTAAGTAAACCTCGTCAAACTTGTAAAAATTCCAGATGCCTCTTAACAATGCGACAGAACCAATTACGAAGTACAATTCTGGCAAGGTAATGCTCCTGAATTTCTGCCAGGCATTCGCGCCGTCGATCTCTGCTGCTTCATAAAGAGTTTTCGAAATAGATTGAAGCCTTGAAAGGATCATCAAATATACGAAAGGAAAATTTCGCCAGATGTTGAAGATAGTAACAACCCAAAAAGCATTGTTTGGGTTGTTTATCAAATCAACGCCAGGATCCACTATACCTATCGTTGAAAGTAATCTTATCAAAGGACCATCGATTGGAAGAAAAACATATCGCCAGGCAAAGACAATGGCTATTAAAGGGGTTATATAAGGAAGCAACAACATCGCCCTGACAAGGGTTCGACCTATAAACTTCCTGTTCATCATTAAAGCTACAACAAGTCCAACAAGGATACTCCCAACTACTGTCAGCAAAGTAAAGGCAAGGGTTTTGCTAAAAGATATCCAGAAATCCGAGTCAGTTAATACATCCACATAATTTTGAAAGCCAACAAAAACATTTGGCTTTCCAGGGCTAATCGAAACATCATAGAAGCTGAGATAGATATTGTAAATCACCGGATAGATAATCAAGGCTGCGATTATTAAGATTGTGGGTATTATCAATTTCCAGCCGAGATTTCTTTCTTTGATTTTAAGTGTGCTTACCTTGACCGATTGCGTCATCAGACACCTCCAAAAAACCGGCGGCAGAAAGCCGCCGGAGGTTGATCAAGAAAAATTATTTGCCAAGGAGTTTTTCGGTTTCTGCCTGAGCCCAAGCTGCTGTTTTTTCTGGTGTCCAGTCATTTGCAAACATGAGATTAATTGCTTTTCCGATGATGAAAGCACCAGAAATTTTGCTCATTTCAGTAAGAACATGCCCTTCATAGAAGTCAAATCTTTCGACATTTTCGAGAGCGGCAATTATCTCCTGAATCTTTTCGCTTCCATATCTTTCAAGGACAGGATTTTCAAGGAATTTTGGATCAGCGGCGATGGATTTTCTTGTTGGATTCATTCCGCCAGGAGCCATGTGGAGCCAGTAAATGTAATTACTTCCGGTCATCAAGAACTCAATGAATTTCTTGGCTTCGATTCTGTTTTTGGTTTCGGTTGTGATTCCAAGGGCTACAACCTGTCCATAAGAAGTAGGTCTTGTGTTTGTCATGTAGTTGGCAAATCCTGTGTTTTCAACAAGTTTAGGATCGTACTTGTCTATTCTTCCTCTCTGAACTTCTTCAACAGCAATATCATCCATAATATAGGTGGAATAGAAAATCATCGGAGCTTCCCCTGAAAGGTATCCTTTTAAAGCATCAAGAACAGTTGTGAAGCCGGGTTTGGAGTATTTTCCAAGCTCCTTGTAGAATGCAAAGGCTTCTATCATTTCAGGGGTATTGAACATAATGTTGCCATTGAGGTCAATCGGCCTTGCACCGTTTGCAAGTGCAACTTCTGTGAAGACCTGTTCGGCGTAAGCATCATCTTTCTTGGGAAGAATAATACCGTATACACCGTTATCTGGATCGTGCAATTCCTTTGCTGCTTTCAGAATGCTGTCCCAGGTAAGAGGTGCTTCAAGTCCTTTGGCTTCGAGCATATCTTTTCTATACCAGATACCCTGCACCCACGCATGGAAAGGTACAGCAAAAAAGCCGCCTTTCCCGTTAGAAAGCAATCTTGATGCACCGGTATAGATGTCGCCAAATTCGTTGATTATATCCGTGGCAAGTTTTTCCTCAAGGAGACCCTCACTGCCAAGAAGGAGCATTGGCTCAATTCCGCCTTCGATAACATCTGGAAGGGTTCCAGAGGCTTTCGCGATGGGAATCTGCCTAAGAAGATCATTTTCTTCCACAGGAACTACTTCAACTTCGACACCATATCTTACCTTAAATAATGTAGCAAGTGTCCTGATCCTCTGAAGTCTGTTGCTCTCAGTCTCTGTCGTCCAGAATGTAATTTTGGCTGTAAAGGCTATGCTGGCGACAAGAAGAAGCATAAGAGCTACTACAAGCAGTTTTTTCATATAATCTACCTCCCCTTTGAAGGCCTTTAGGCCCAAGATAAGAAGAATATTTTCACCATATTATAAAATATGAAGATTATTTTCACCATTCCTTTTGTACACGATTATTTCCAACCAATTTGCAAGAAGAGGGGTTATTCTAAAAAATCTCAGGTATCCTTCCAATTTTGAGGCATTTTGCTACAAAATTGATTTTTTTGAATTTGAATGGATAATTTTTAATTTCAAATAAAAATTATTAAACTTATCCTTGACATTTATGAACATAAGAGAGTATAATGAAAATACAAGGTCTTAAGGAGGTGTTTATATGAAGGAGAAGAGAATTACCAACTGCCCCGTTTGTGGCGAGAAACTCGTTATAACAGAATATCACTGTGATAGCTGTGGAACTACTATTAAAGGCAGGTTTGAACTCGATGAAATAATGAAGCTTTCGCCTGATCAACTCTATTTTTTGAAAATTTTTATCAAGAACCGTGGCAATCTTTCAGAAGTTCAGAAGGAATTGAATATTTCATATCCCACTGCAAAAAACAGACTCGAGGATATAGTGCGCTCGATGGGTTTTGAAGTGTTAGAAGATGAGAAAGAGGAAACCGTAAATATTCTCGAAAAATTGGAGGCTGGGGAGTTAAATCCCGGAGAAGCCCTTGAAATGCTAAAAAGAATTAAAAAGAGAAAGTGAGGTGCTCTTAATGAATAGAGAAGAAATCTTGAAGATCCTGAGGTTGGTTTATGACCACAAGATCAATCCCGAAGACGGTTATAACCTCATAAAGGAAATTGTGGAGGAGGCTGAGCCCGAATACAGAACAAAGGGAAAGAAGCTGAGTATTCTCGTATTGGATAAATTCACCGGCGAGAAAAAAGCGAATATAGTAATTCCAGCGAATCTCGCTTCCTTTGCATCAAGATTTTTGAAAAACAAGAATATACGGGCAAATGGTGTTGATCTTGATATTGATCTTGACGAAATGGTAAAGGAAGTCATGAAAACATCCGATCCAATTGAAATTGACACTGAAGACGTAAAAGTTATTATCAGAATGATTAGCTGAGAGGGGGATAAGAAATGATTAAAGAGTTCACATATGACCTTTCAGAAATTAAGAGACTGAAAATCACAGCAGCTTCGTCTGACATCAAAGTAAAGTCGACTCTTGAAAAGCAGATGAAAGTGATAGTCGAAACCGACAAAAAGGACTATGAACCAGTTGTTGAAAAGCACGGGCCCTCATTTGAATTGAAGCTTTCTAAGAAAGGAGGGCAATGGGGCTTTCTGAATATTTTCAAAAGCGAAGATGCTGAAAGTGCCACAATATTCGTACCTGAAAGCATAGCTCGCTTAAATATCGGTAACGCTTCAGGAGATATGGATATTGCTGATTTCGATCTTGAATATTTGAAAGTTTCTTCCGCATCAGGCGATATAAGAATTGTTAACACGGCTTCCGACCAAATAGAAGTTAATGTTGTGAGCGGCGATATAATTCTCAGATCGTCCAACTTCAACGATGGTTCTTTCAAAAGCGTATCAGGAGATATAAGTGTTGGGATTTTGCCTGCAGACAAAAGGAATGTGAAAATCTCGACAGTTAGTGGTGACGCAATTTTTGCTTACAGCGATGTTCCATCGCTTGCTGTTTATTTCTCAAGCGTTAGCGGCGAAATGAATTCAGAATTTGCTATGAAAAGCGAAGGGAAATATTACCATACGGAAGATGAAAGTCCATCTGAAAAAATACATTGTTCAAGCGTTTCCGGCGATCTGGTGCTCAAAGTTTCCAGTTCGACAGAAACGATAAAAGAGCCTCTGAAACGTAAAGAGGAAGTCATTATAGACGATAAGAAATTAGATGAAGAAACAGAGAAAACTTTACGCCTTTTTGAAGAAGGGAAATTGACCGAAGAGTATACAAGGCAGATCCTGGAAATCATTGGTTACACGGCTGAGGAAATAGACAAATTGTTATCGCAGGAAAACACCAAAAATGCAGAAGAAAGTAAGGGTGGTGAGCAGGTGTGAAAATTGGCGCGATAATTGCTATCTTCATTGGAATAGTCATCATACTATCGGGAATCAGCTCAATTGCAATATCTTTCTGGTTTGTAGTTCAGTTGATATTTGCCGCACTATTTTTGAACAGCGGCGTGAAGGTTTTCAAGTACCCCAGTGGCGAACATCTTGGGAGCTTGATTTTTTCAGGCATATTGATAATAGACGCCTTTGGTATCTGGGGAGTAGATTGGGGCTTCTGGGAGCTTTTCCTGGCGATGATAGGTTCTTACCTTGTTGGCTGGGGACTCATGTCAATATTCGGAAATTCAAAATTCATGAGGAGAACCCCAAAAAGCTCCAGACAGAACCTATCGATATCAAGGCCTCTTGAAGCAGATGAATACAATGTGGACATCGATGCCAATTTGACAAAAGTCTTGCTTCTGGACACTCAGAGAGACAAAGGTATAGATGCGACGCTCAGTTTTGACAAAAAGAGTTTTTCAGGTAGCCTGAACTACAACAAAGAAAGAAACAGCGCTGTTTTGAAAGCAAAATGCAAAGCCAAAGCTGGCGTATCAAGCGTTTTGACAAAATCGAGGATAAACGTGGAATTGAACAGTTCCCCCGTTGTCAGGTTTAACGCTACCCTTGATGGCGTTGATGCTGTGCTTGATTTTTCTAATATAAAGCTGGACAATGCTTCGATAAGATCTAATATTTCACGCTTATCCGTTGTGCCCTCGAAATTAAGGGATTCAAGAATTGATATTGACTGTGAAATCACGTCCCTTAATCTCAGAGTTCCAAGGGAAGTCGGAGTTATTATAGTCCATCAGGGCGAGCTTAACTGGAGCAGCTTCGATGAGTTGGTTTACAGGGAAAATGGCTATGTCTCAAGAAATATTGAGACAGCAAAGAAAGTATGCCAGTTATTCATTAAATCAGAGATGTCAAAGCTTTCCATCGACTGGATATAATATTCCTTCACAAAAGAAAGAAAAATGTGCGAGGAGCCTTGAGCTCCTCGTTTTTCTGGTGTCTTCTTCCGTTGAAGGTATTGATTTTCTGAGTTAGAATCATATAGGGGTGGTGGAATGAAAGCACTGTTAATTGTCGATATCCAGAATGATTTTGTGAAACCCACAGGCACTCTATATTCCAATGGTGTAGAGGGCATAATACCGAACATTCTTTCATTGGTTGAAATGTTTAAAAAAGAAGGAGTTCCCATCATAACGACCATGGACTGGCATAAGGTGCACGATCCGGAGTTCGAAAAATGGCCGCCCCACTGCGTTGAAAAAACCGAGGGCGCTGCTCTTATAATGGAGTTGGACGATTCTCTGAAAAACTATGAAAAGCACTATACAATAAAAAAGCGAAAATACAGCGCATTTTTCGACACGAACTTCGAAGGGCTCTTGAAGAGCCTGAACATTGAAGAAATCCACGTTGTTGGAGTGGCCACAAATATCTGTGTCCTCTTTACGGTTGAAGAACTGTGTAACAGGGAGTACAAAGTTGTTGTTCATGAAAAGGGAAC includes the following:
- a CDS encoding glycosyltransferase family protein, which encodes MFAVPKETQSKLSAFKDITVVVGIPSYNNAETIGHVAKVAAKGIEEFFGGKGLIINSDGGSSDKTMEAFMETDTGSIPKIAFQYIGIPGKGSAMRSVMEISAALRAPVTIFLDSDLRSVQPWWLERLGKPIIQGKTSYITPYYVRHKYDGTITNNICYPLTSALYGIEIRQPIGGDFGVGLEMVDIYMSKPKEVWESDVAKFGIDIWMTTTAINESQHKPMQAALGAKIHDVKDPGKHLGPMFSQVVGTLFSLVEEYSESWMKTTTIEKTDIYGDIPEVMPEPLEVDLKNLVAKTKSGIEDNLDLAKEILPDDVYNIYERIKDNGKLNEENWVTLIYKLAGLFRKRELRESIISILIPAYFGRVADFVEKTLDLSTNEAEEKIKDMMELFLSRKGEFIREW
- a CDS encoding carbohydrate ABC transporter permease, whose translation is MVRKKNIAKKIGFYILVLMLVVFVAYPFAWMLSISFRYDTDAFEKGIIPERPTLRQYGELLGLVKSIREELSQEEQQMMELIKDLPPEQQEAFLAEITAQRKKETFPFLRFFKNSLFLAGISALISLIIAIFGAYSFSRLEYKGRGVVQRSVLVVYLFGGTILAVPLYQIFVKLGLFGSGTRAYIALIIIYVVQTLPVSLYMLGNYFRTIPYSIEEAAIIDGCSRLQTIFKVVVPLSLPAIITVYIYAFMIGWNEFLFVSIFARPYPEYYTLPIGLNELFNSAHAIWGKMMAASVMTALPVIIMFTIMEKYLTGGLTVGGVKE
- a CDS encoding DUF4097 family beta strand repeat-containing protein is translated as MIKEFTYDLSEIKRLKITAASSDIKVKSTLEKQMKVIVETDKKDYEPVVEKHGPSFELKLSKKGGQWGFLNIFKSEDAESATIFVPESIARLNIGNASGDMDIADFDLEYLKVSSASGDIRIVNTASDQIEVNVVSGDIILRSSNFNDGSFKSVSGDISVGILPADKRNVKISTVSGDAIFAYSDVPSLAVYFSSVSGEMNSEFAMKSEGKYYHTEDESPSEKIHCSSVSGDLVLKVSSSTETIKEPLKRKEEVIIDDKKLDEETEKTLRLFEEGKLTEEYTRQILEIIGYTAEEIDKLLSQENTKNAEESKGGEQV
- a CDS encoding cysteine hydrolase family protein, which produces MKALLIVDIQNDFVKPTGTLYSNGVEGIIPNILSLVEMFKKEGVPIITTMDWHKVHDPEFEKWPPHCVEKTEGAALIMELDDSLKNYEKHYTIKKRKYSAFFDTNFEGLLKSLNIEEIHVVGVATNICVLFTVEELCNREYKVVVHEKGTASYDEKLHRFALREMKEVLGVEIL
- a CDS encoding carbohydrate ABC transporter permease; this translates as MTQSVKVSTLKIKERNLGWKLIIPTILIIAALIIYPVIYNIYLSFYDVSISPGKPNVFVGFQNYVDVLTDSDFWISFSKTLAFTLLTVVGSILVGLVVALMMNRKFIGRTLVRAMLLLPYITPLIAIVFAWRYVFLPIDGPLIRLLSTIGIVDPGVDLINNPNNAFWVVTIFNIWRNFPFVYLMILSRLQSISKTLYEAAEIDGANAWQKFRSITLPELYFVIGSVALLRGIWNFYKFDEVYLMSKFAGTLPLYIYEKAFLGVPEQGVAAAIATILFVGMMALIGFYVKKVLKW
- a CDS encoding DUF2089 domain-containing protein — translated: MKEKRITNCPVCGEKLVITEYHCDSCGTTIKGRFELDEIMKLSPDQLYFLKIFIKNRGNLSEVQKELNISYPTAKNRLEDIVRSMGFEVLEDEKEETVNILEKLEAGELNPGEALEMLKRIKKRK
- a CDS encoding ABC transporter substrate-binding protein, giving the protein MKKLLVVALMLLLVASIAFTAKITFWTTETESNRLQRIRTLATLFKVRYGVEVEVVPVEENDLLRQIPIAKASGTLPDVIEGGIEPMLLLGSEGLLEEKLATDIINEFGDIYTGASRLLSNGKGGFFAVPFHAWVQGIWYRKDMLEAKGLEAPLTWDSILKAAKELHDPDNGVYGIILPKKDDAYAEQVFTEVALANGARPIDLNGNIMFNTPEMIEAFAFYKELGKYSKPGFTTVLDALKGYLSGEAPMIFYSTYIMDDIAVEEVQRGRIDKYDPKLVENTGFANYMTNTRPTSYGQVVALGITTETKNRIEAKKFIEFLMTGSNYIYWLHMAPGGMNPTRKSIAADPKFLENPVLERYGSEKIQEIIAALENVERFDFYEGHVLTEMSKISGAFIIGKAINLMFANDWTPEKTAAWAQAETEKLLGK